The Magnetospirillum sp. genome includes a region encoding these proteins:
- the ptsP gene encoding phosphoenolpyruvate--protein phosphotransferase, with protein MARTPAPKSTARGKGQASYQGLGVAPGIAIGPAHVQGSEVPAFADCTIAPDQIDLEKARFAAAVETSKKQLAKLKQKTGNLPAAAAEELSFLLDAHIQMLSQSRLVRGVERRIGENLAMSETAVRAESEAIAEAFEAMNDSYLAQRVQDVREVAARLVRNLTQTPWGAFKNLPAGAIIVAEEITPADTATMDPDIVGGFATVTGGAEGHTAIMARALGLPAVLGIADLVGAVRSGDTVIVDGTEGRVIVRPTAATLERYEKRRLDYEKEERQFSRLAKLPAVSKDGVELSLGANLELPREVEQALAVGASSIGLLRSEFMFMNRSDVPGEDEQYKFLSEIVKGMGGRTVTIRTLDVGGEKLASALGDLSPGPNPALGLRAIRLSLARPELLDAQISAILRAGAHGPVRILVPMIATVDEMKQVREALLRNARRLIRKGTPIADPLPPVGAMIEIPAAALAADALARVCDFFALGTNDLTMYALAIDRGDEQVAHLYNPLHPAVLRLIQFTAEAALRNRIPVSICGEIAGDPRYTALLAGLGIRELSMAPIKIPRVKNRVRTLDIQSAAARARMVMEQWDMKTIADLVDAYNDSLLKTKE; from the coding sequence ATGGCGCGCACGCCCGCACCCAAATCGACCGCCCGCGGCAAGGGCCAGGCAAGCTATCAAGGCCTCGGCGTGGCGCCCGGCATTGCGATCGGGCCGGCGCACGTGCAAGGCAGCGAAGTGCCCGCCTTCGCCGACTGCACGATCGCACCCGACCAGATCGATCTCGAAAAAGCGCGCTTTGCCGCCGCCGTCGAGACCAGCAAGAAACAGCTTGCCAAACTCAAGCAGAAGACCGGCAATCTGCCGGCGGCGGCGGCCGAAGAGCTGAGCTTCCTGCTCGACGCGCACATCCAGATGCTGTCGCAATCGCGCCTCGTGCGCGGCGTGGAGCGACGCATCGGCGAAAATCTCGCAATGTCCGAAACGGCCGTGCGCGCCGAGTCCGAGGCGATCGCCGAAGCCTTCGAGGCGATGAACGACAGCTATCTTGCCCAACGCGTGCAGGATGTGCGCGAAGTCGCCGCCCGCCTCGTGCGCAATTTGACGCAAACGCCGTGGGGCGCATTCAAGAATCTGCCGGCCGGTGCCATCATCGTCGCCGAAGAAATCACGCCCGCCGACACGGCCACGATGGACCCCGACATTGTCGGCGGCTTTGCGACCGTGACCGGCGGGGCCGAAGGCCACACCGCGATCATGGCGCGCGCACTGGGCCTGCCGGCCGTGCTCGGCATTGCCGATCTCGTGGGGGCGGTGCGCTCTGGCGACACCGTGATCGTGGACGGCACCGAGGGCCGTGTGATTGTGCGCCCGACGGCCGCCACGCTCGAGCGCTACGAAAAGCGCCGCCTCGACTACGAAAAGGAAGAGCGCCAGTTTTCGCGGCTGGCGAAGCTTCCGGCCGTCAGCAAAGACGGTGTGGAATTGTCGCTCGGCGCCAATCTCGAACTGCCGCGCGAGGTCGAGCAAGCACTCGCCGTCGGTGCGTCGTCGATCGGCCTGCTGCGCAGCGAATTCATGTTCATGAACCGCTCGGACGTACCGGGCGAAGACGAGCAGTACAAGTTCCTCTCCGAAATCGTCAAAGGCATGGGCGGGCGCACGGTGACGATCCGCACGCTCGATGTGGGCGGCGAAAAACTCGCCTCGGCATTGGGCGATCTGTCGCCAGGGCCGAACCCGGCTTTGGGCTTACGCGCAATCCGCCTGTCGCTGGCGCGGCCGGAACTGCTCGATGCGCAGATTTCTGCGATTCTGCGCGCTGGCGCGCACGGGCCGGTGCGCATCCTCGTGCCGATGATCGCAACGGTCGACGAAATGAAGCAGGTGCGCGAAGCCCTGCTGCGCAACGCGCGCCGCTTGATCCGCAAGGGTACCCCCATCGCCGATCCGCTGCCGCCCGTGGGCGCGATGATCGAGATCCCGGCGGCGGCGCTTGCGGCGGACGCGCTCGCACGCGTGTGCGATTTCTTCGCACTCGGCACCAACGACCTCACCATGTACGCGCTTGCCATCGACCGCGGCGACGAGCAGGTGGCGCATCTCTACAACCCCTTGCACCCGGCCGTGCTGCGCTTGATCCAATTCACGGCCGAGGCCGCGTTGCGCAACCGCATTCCGGTGTCGATCTGCGGCGAGATCGCGGGCGATCCGCGCTACACGGCCTTGCTCGCGGGGCTCGGCATCCGCGAATTGTCGATGGCGCCCATCAAAATTCCGCGCGTCAAAAACCGCGTGC
- a CDS encoding HPr family phosphocarrier protein: MSQTAAATCEIRNKRGLHARAAAKFVKLAGQFGADIRVTKGATTVSGLSIMGLMMLAAAPGCSVEIAAEGDDAQAAVDAIAALIAAKFDED; encoded by the coding sequence ATGAGCCAAACGGCCGCGGCGACCTGCGAGATCCGCAACAAGCGCGGCCTGCATGCGCGTGCGGCCGCCAAATTCGTGAAACTCGCAGGCCAGTTTGGCGCCGACATCCGCGTGACCAAAGGGGCCACGACCGTGTCGGGCCTGTCGATCATGGGGCTGATGATGCTGGCGGCCGCCCCGGGCTGCAGTGTCGAGATCGCGGCCGAAGGCGACGACGCGCAAGCGGCCGTCGACGCGATCGCCGCCCTCATCGCCGCCAAGTTCGACGAAGACTGA
- a CDS encoding PTS sugar transporter subunit IIA, with translation MIGLVLVTHGRLAAEFVAALEHVVGPQRNVAAVCIGPDDDMEMRRNEILEAVARCDTGAGVVVLTDMFGGTPSNLAISIMDRARIEVIAGVNLPMLIKLASVRASEPLVAAVQAAREAGRKYINVASQLLAGDIKPVAAAR, from the coding sequence CTGATCGGGCTTGTGCTCGTCACGCACGGCCGACTTGCCGCCGAGTTCGTGGCCGCCCTCGAGCATGTGGTGGGGCCGCAGCGCAACGTGGCGGCCGTGTGCATTGGCCCCGACGACGACATGGAAATGCGCCGCAACGAAATCCTCGAAGCGGTCGCACGCTGCGACACAGGCGCCGGCGTGGTCGTGCTCACCGACATGTTCGGCGGCACGCCGTCGAACCTCGCCATTTCGATCATGGACCGCGCGCGCATCGAAGTGATCGCGGGCGTCAATCTGCCGATGCTGATCAAGCTTGCGAGCGTGCGCGCAAGCGAACCGCTGGTCGCCGCCGTGCAGGCCGCGCGCGAAGCGGGCCGCAAATACATCAACGTCGCCTCGCAGTTGCTGGCAGGCGACATCAAGCCGGTCGCCGCCGCGCGATGA
- a CDS encoding response regulator transcription factor — MPTSQRSIVLVDDDRNILASVSLALEAEGFKVRSFTDGAEALRALAAEPADLAILDIKMPRMDGMQVLERLRASSAMPVIFLTSKDDEVDEVMGLRLGADDYITKPFSQRLLIERIRALLRRQEANRAAAAGQSPAVGTEPALVRGDLSVDPERHLCTWKGLPVVLTVTEFMLLKALAQRPGLVKSRDQLMDLAYGESIYVDDRTIDSHVKRLRKKFKAVDPEFSQIETLYGLGYRFKEK, encoded by the coding sequence ATGCCGACTTCCCAACGCTCGATTGTCCTGGTCGACGACGACCGCAACATCCTCGCCTCGGTGTCGCTCGCCCTCGAAGCCGAAGGCTTCAAGGTGCGCAGCTTCACCGACGGAGCGGAGGCTTTGCGTGCACTAGCCGCGGAGCCCGCCGACTTGGCGATCCTCGACATCAAGATGCCGCGCATGGACGGCATGCAGGTGCTCGAGCGTCTGCGCGCAAGCTCGGCGATGCCGGTCATCTTCCTCACCTCCAAAGACGACGAGGTGGACGAGGTGATGGGTCTGCGCTTGGGTGCGGACGACTACATCACCAAGCCCTTTTCCCAGCGCCTGCTGATCGAGCGCATCCGCGCCCTGCTGCGCCGCCAGGAAGCAAACCGGGCTGCCGCCGCAGGCCAGAGCCCGGCGGTCGGCACCGAGCCCGCCTTGGTGCGCGGCGATCTGTCGGTCGATCCGGAGCGCCATCTGTGCACCTGGAAGGGCCTTCCCGTGGTGCTGACCGTGACCGAATTCATGCTGCTGAAGGCACTCGCCCAGCGCCCCGGCCTCGTCAAAAGCCGCGACCAGCTGATGGACCTTGCCTACGGCGAGTCGATCTATGTCGACGACCGCACGATCGACAGCCACGTGAAGCGCCTGCGCAAGAAGTTCAAAGCGGTCGATCCGGAATTCAGCCAAATCGAAACCCTTTACGGCCTCGGCTATCGCTTCAAAGAAAAATAG
- a CDS encoding stimulus-sensing domain-containing protein, which yields MELKSLSRRRFSPLTRRILFVNMLPLLLLTVGVLYLDDFRRGLIESELQALTTQSQIIAAALGEAAVSVADPDDDERDDRLAPELARQILRRLVEPTRVRARLFDDTGALLADSRMLGQGFLAVEVAPLPPPDAPAERPRASDMLVDLLGGAMTQDLALPPYRELREANAADYEEARLAFLGEGARAVRRAAGGGIVLTAAEPVQRFKQVLGALMLSTDGRNIETALRTVRRDILRLASVTLLLTVLLSLYLAGTIARPVRRLARAADRVTSARTRSGVGGTLGAGAALSRAIPDLTARGDEIGDLSAALRDMTEALARRLDAIDRFAADVAHELKNPLTSLKSAVETVARVSDPGVQQKLMAIVLEDVARLDRLITDIAGASRLDAELSRTQAEPVDLAQLLEGLAEALAAVAKPGQAKPIFTAANAGPFAVMGIGDRLGQVFRNVVANAQSFSPPDASVRIAIARVGNKIAVTIDDDGPGIPAEKFDAIFERFYSERPASEKFGTHSGLGLSISRQIVEAHGGTITAENRQNETGAVRGARFTIQLPAA from the coding sequence ATGGAACTGAAATCCCTGTCGCGGCGGCGCTTCTCGCCGCTCACGCGCCGCATTCTGTTCGTGAACATGCTGCCGCTGCTGCTGCTGACGGTGGGCGTGCTTTATCTCGACGATTTCCGCCGCGGGCTCATCGAGTCCGAATTGCAGGCCCTGACCACGCAAAGCCAGATCATCGCGGCCGCCCTCGGCGAAGCGGCCGTGTCGGTCGCCGACCCCGACGATGACGAGCGCGACGACCGCCTCGCACCCGAACTGGCACGCCAGATTTTGCGCCGCTTGGTCGAGCCCACGCGCGTACGCGCGCGCCTGTTCGACGATACGGGTGCTTTGCTTGCCGACAGCCGCATGTTGGGCCAAGGGTTCCTTGCGGTCGAAGTCGCCCCGCTGCCCCCGCCCGACGCACCGGCCGAACGGCCGCGCGCCAGCGACATGCTGGTCGATCTGCTCGGCGGGGCGATGACGCAGGATTTGGCGCTGCCGCCCTATCGCGAATTGCGCGAGGCGAATGCGGCCGACTACGAGGAAGCGCGCCTCGCCTTTCTGGGCGAGGGTGCGCGCGCAGTGCGCCGGGCTGCCGGCGGCGGGATCGTGCTGACGGCCGCCGAACCTGTGCAGCGCTTCAAGCAAGTGCTCGGCGCTCTGATGCTCTCGACCGACGGGCGCAATATCGAAACCGCGCTGCGCACGGTGCGGCGCGACATTCTGCGCCTGGCAAGCGTCACGCTGTTGCTGACGGTGCTGCTGTCGCTGTATCTGGCGGGGACCATCGCGCGCCCCGTGCGGCGCCTTGCGCGTGCGGCCGACCGCGTCACGAGTGCCCGCACACGTTCGGGCGTGGGCGGTACACTCGGGGCCGGTGCCGCTTTGTCGCGCGCGATCCCGGACCTCACCGCGCGCGGCGACGAGATCGGCGATCTGTCGGCCGCCTTGCGCGACATGACCGAAGCGCTTGCCCGCCGCCTCGACGCGATCGACCGCTTCGCCGCCGACGTCGCGCACGAACTCAAAAATCCGCTGACCTCTCTCAAGAGTGCGGTCGAAACCGTGGCGCGCGTCTCCGATCCCGGCGTGCAGCAAAAGCTTATGGCGATCGTGCTCGAAGACGTGGCGCGCCTCGACCGGCTCATCACCGACATTGCCGGTGCCTCGCGCCTCGATGCGGAGCTCAGCCGCACGCAAGCCGAGCCGGTCGATCTTGCGCAGTTGCTCGAAGGTTTGGCCGAAGCGCTCGCCGCCGTCGCCAAACCCGGTCAGGCCAAACCGATCTTCACGGCGGCCAATGCCGGGCCCTTTGCCGTGATGGGGATTGGCGACCGGCTCGGCCAGGTCTTTCGCAACGTCGTCGCCAACGCCCAGTCCTTCAGCCCGCCCGACGCCTCGGTGCGCATCGCCATCGCCCGGGTCGGCAACAAGATCGCCGTCACGATCGACGACGACGGCCCGGGTATTCCGGCAGAAAAATTCGACGCGATTTTCGAACGATTCTATTCCGAGCGCCCAGCGAGCGAAAAATTCGGCACCCACTCGGGCCTCGGCCTGTCGATTTCGCGTCAAATCGTCGAGGCGCATGGCGGCACCATAACCGCCGAAAACCGCCAAAATGAGACGGGTGCCGTGCGCGGCGCACGCTTCACAATCCAGCTGCCGGCTGCCTAG
- a CDS encoding DUF2470 domain-containing protein: protein MTAMPPPTDPLALARHVARGCHKATVAVTARPDTPETGAACASLVEVAFGHDGAPLLLISTLAEHTKNLLVDARCSLLFDGTAGHGETLTGPRVSVQGHAARLDPGKAEDAALVARYLARFPQAEMYAGFADFSFWRVAPRRAHLVAGFGRIVWFENFARDVAGCEALAAGEAEIVAHMNEDHGDAVELYATVLAGRAAGGWRMTGVDPEGFDLRQAATGETVRLAFDKVVGDPEAARVELVRLVKRARATQADTVR, encoded by the coding sequence ATGACCGCAATGCCGCCGCCAACCGATCCGCTCGCCCTTGCCCGCCATGTGGCACGAGGCTGCCACAAGGCGACCGTCGCCGTGACCGCGCGGCCGGATACGCCCGAGACGGGGGCTGCCTGTGCAAGCCTCGTCGAAGTCGCGTTCGGCCACGACGGCGCACCCTTGCTGCTGATCTCCACATTGGCCGAGCACACCAAGAACCTGCTCGTGGATGCGCGCTGCTCGCTGCTGTTCGACGGGACGGCCGGCCACGGCGAAACGCTGACCGGCCCGCGCGTGAGCGTGCAGGGCCATGCGGCCCGCCTCGATCCGGGCAAGGCTGAAGACGCCGCACTCGTCGCGCGCTATCTCGCGCGCTTTCCGCAGGCGGAAATGTATGCGGGCTTCGCCGATTTTTCGTTCTGGCGCGTGGCGCCACGGCGCGCGCATCTCGTCGCCGGGTTCGGGCGCATCGTGTGGTTCGAAAATTTCGCGCGCGACGTGGCCGGTTGCGAAGCTTTGGCAGCCGGCGAAGCGGAAATCGTTGCGCACATGAATGAGGACCACGGCGATGCGGTCGAACTCTACGCGACCGTGTTGGCCGGGCGTGCGGCCGGCGGCTGGCGCATGACCGGCGTCGATCCCGAAGGGTTCGATCTGCGGCAGGCGGCAACCGGCGAGACCGTGCGGCTTGCCTTCGACAAGGTCGTCGGCGATCCGGAAGCAGCGCGCGTCGAGCTTGTACGGCTCGTCAAACGCGCACGCGCGACGCAGGCCGATACCGTCCGTTAG
- a CDS encoding HPr kinase/phosphatase C-terminal domain-containing protein produces the protein MRQRTTLQVHATCVEIARVGVLLCGASGSGKSDLALRAIAAGARLVADDRVDLWYDEPKQSGPKQSRTKRSQQIVWAQAPAALVGYLEVRGIGIVREPAAKRARIGLVIDLADKADIERLPEMRSRTLLGQAFPLLALDPFAASAVAKLFLAAKLARHQALFAH, from the coding sequence GTGAGGCAACGAACCACACTTCAGGTCCATGCGACCTGTGTCGAAATTGCCAGGGTTGGCGTTTTGTTGTGCGGCGCATCGGGAAGCGGCAAGTCCGACCTGGCGTTGCGGGCCATCGCCGCCGGTGCGCGGCTGGTGGCCGACGACAGGGTCGATCTCTGGTACGATGAACCAAAGCAGAGCGGACCAAAGCAGAGCAGGACGAAACGGTCGCAACAGATTGTATGGGCACAAGCGCCCGCGGCCTTGGTCGGTTATCTGGAGGTTAGAGGAATCGGTATCGTGCGTGAGCCTGCCGCAAAACGTGCCCGTATCGGGCTGGTGATCGACTTGGCCGACAAGGCCGACATCGAGCGCCTACCGGAAATGCGTTCGCGCACGCTGCTCGGGCAGGCATTCCCGTTGCTCGCCCTCGACCCGTTTGCGGCGTCGGCCGTGGCAAAACTTTTCCTGGCCGCGAAGCTCGCGCGCCACCAAGCGCTTTTCGCGCATTGA
- the rapZ gene encoding RNase adapter RapZ, with protein MTVPLQAAPVPAPHAPARRVVLVTGLSGAGRSSAMRALEDAGYEAVDNLPLTLLASLVLSEPAADLRPVAIGVDTRTRDFGVDALTTAIDRLVAEPALDVRLLYLDCDDDQLARRFTETRRRHPLAADRPLLDGIKAERRLLEPLRARADRVIDTTGLAPHQLKRFVQDDFALDAPAGLALSVVSFAYRNGLPREADLVFDVRFLANPHYRPDLKPLTGKDADVAQFVARDPGFQAFFDGLSDMIAALLPRFEAEGKSYLTVAIGCTGGRHRSVFVAERLSARLAQGGRRVALVHRDLDRSFA; from the coding sequence ATGACCGTTCCCCTGCAAGCAGCGCCCGTTCCGGCCCCGCATGCGCCTGCGCGCCGCGTGGTGCTCGTCACCGGTCTGTCGGGGGCCGGCCGGTCTTCGGCCATGCGCGCACTTGAAGATGCGGGCTACGAGGCGGTCGACAATCTGCCGCTCACCTTGCTCGCAAGCCTCGTTTTGTCCGAGCCTGCCGCCGATCTGCGCCCGGTCGCGATCGGCGTGGATACGCGTACGCGCGATTTTGGCGTCGATGCGCTGACCACCGCCATCGACCGGCTGGTGGCCGAGCCCGCCCTCGACGTACGCCTGCTCTATCTCGATTGCGACGACGACCAGCTCGCGCGCCGTTTCACCGAAACGCGCCGCCGCCATCCGCTCGCCGCCGACCGGCCGCTCTTGGACGGCATCAAGGCCGAACGCCGCCTGCTCGAGCCGTTGCGCGCGCGCGCCGACCGCGTGATCGACACGACCGGCCTTGCCCCGCACCAGCTCAAGCGCTTCGTGCAGGACGATTTCGCCCTCGACGCGCCCGCGGGCCTTGCCCTGTCGGTCGTGAGTTTCGCCTACCGCAACGGCCTGCCGCGCGAGGCCGATCTTGTGTTCGACGTGCGGTTCCTCGCCAACCCGCATTACCGGCCCGATCTGAAGCCGCTTACCGGCAAAGATGCCGACGTGGCGCAGTTCGTGGCCCGCGATCCGGGCTTCCAGGCATTTTTCGACGGCCTTTCCGACATGATCGCGGCCCTGCTGCCGCGCTTCGAGGCGGAAGGCAAATCCTATCTCACCGTCGCGATCGGCTGCACGGGCGGGCGTCACCGCTCGGTCTTCGTGGCCGAACGTTTGTCGGCACGCCTCGCCCAAGGCGGGCGGCGTGTGGCACTCGTCCATCGCGACCTCGACCGGAGTTTTGCATGA
- a CDS encoding Hsp70 family protein, with translation MIGCGLDFGTSNSAIGITRGGHVELAPVEDGRTLLPSAVFFDDDASLPVQFGDAAIAAYVGQAEGRLMRALKSLLGSSLIEEETRLAGRKMPLTRVVEIFVRHLKRKAEEFAGAQIADVVMGRPVRFVDGDDAADAAAQAALEAIAKKAGFRNVAFAFEPIAAAYHYERTVTREAIALIADIGGGTSDFSVVRVGPQRRLRAERAQDVLATGGVHIGGTDFDTSLSLARLMPLLGHGTRLVEKNLSMPNALYFELAAWATINFAYTRKNEREIAELVAIAAEPAKVERLLNVVLHRLGHRLAAAVETTKMELSAAARAALPLEFLEKDLTLEASRADFEGAIAGQIDRLQETASACIAAAGLKPAAIDTVLLTGGSSRVPAVRAAIARAAPAAKLAGSSDLLSVALGLTQMAGLRT, from the coding sequence ATGATCGGTTGCGGTCTGGATTTCGGCACGTCGAATTCGGCGATCGGCATAACGCGCGGCGGCCATGTCGAGCTTGCACCCGTCGAAGACGGCCGCACGCTGCTCCCCAGCGCCGTGTTCTTCGACGACGACGCGAGCCTGCCCGTGCAGTTCGGCGATGCCGCGATCGCGGCCTATGTGGGCCAAGCCGAAGGGCGGCTGATGCGCGCGCTCAAATCGCTGTTGGGATCCTCGCTGATCGAGGAGGAGACGCGCCTTGCCGGGCGCAAAATGCCGCTCACGCGCGTCGTCGAGATCTTCGTGCGCCATCTCAAACGCAAAGCCGAAGAATTCGCCGGCGCGCAAATCGCCGACGTCGTGATGGGCCGGCCCGTGCGCTTCGTCGACGGCGACGACGCGGCCGATGCGGCAGCACAAGCCGCCCTCGAAGCCATCGCGAAAAAGGCGGGCTTCCGCAACGTCGCCTTCGCGTTCGAGCCGATCGCGGCCGCCTACCATTACGAACGGACGGTGACGCGCGAAGCGATCGCGCTGATCGCCGACATCGGCGGCGGGACGAGCGACTTTTCGGTGGTGCGCGTGGGGCCTCAGCGGCGCTTGCGCGCCGAGCGCGCGCAAGACGTGCTGGCGACCGGGGGCGTGCATATCGGCGGCACCGACTTCGACACGAGCCTCAGCCTTGCGCGCCTGATGCCGCTGCTCGGCCACGGCACGCGCCTTGTCGAAAAGAATCTGTCGATGCCCAACGCGCTCTATTTCGAGCTCGCCGCGTGGGCGACGATCAATTTCGCCTACACGCGCAAGAACGAGCGCGAGATCGCCGAACTCGTCGCGATCGCGGCCGAGCCTGCGAAGGTCGAGCGGCTCTTGAACGTCGTGCTCCATCGGCTCGGCCATCGCCTCGCCGCTGCTGTCGAAACCACCAAGATGGAATTGAGTGCGGCCGCGCGTGCCGCCTTGCCGCTTGAGTTTCTCGAGAAAGATTTGACGCTCGAAGCGTCGCGCGCGGATTTCGAGGGCGCCATTGCCGGCCAAATCGACCGGCTGCAGGAAACGGCCAGCGCCTGCATTGCGGCGGCGGGTCTCAAACCCGCCGCGATCGACACGGTCCTTTTGACCGGCGGCTCGAGCCGCGTGCCCGCCGTGCGTGCTGCAATCGCGCGCGCCGCCCCTGCGGCAAAACTCGCCGGCAGTTCGGACCTGCTGTCGGTGGCCTTGGGCCTGACGCAGATGGCCGGTCTTCGGACCTAG